A part of Sulfurimonas sp. HSL-1716 genomic DNA contains:
- a CDS encoding bifunctional 3,4-dihydroxy-2-butanone 4-phosphate synthase/GTP cyclohydrolase II, giving the protein MTPTTRVLQAIEDMKKGKMVIMVDDEDRENEGDLVYASVFSTPEHVNFMATRARGLICVAINKEIATRLDLNPMVSSNTSTHETAFTVSVDAADAKTGISAGERDMAIKVLASPISNKHELVRPGHIFPLIAKEGGTLVRTGHTEGSVDLCRLAGLSESAVICEIIKDDGTMARRDDLDIFAKENDMNIVYISDIVEYRLANEILVSKTEEEAIEFFGVKVKKYTFLDHNKIDHTAIVFHSVGSVSNVKVHNVIPDIDLFLNQPRYNHLVDSIEYLKQNSGVLIFINKPTHEEDSSMKEYGIGAQILKSLGVKSMNLITSSKQKEFVGLSGFGLDIHEMVHL; this is encoded by the coding sequence ATGACACCGACTACGAGAGTTTTACAAGCTATAGAAGATATGAAAAAAGGAAAAATGGTCATCATGGTCGATGATGAAGATCGTGAGAATGAGGGCGACCTCGTATACGCATCTGTCTTTTCCACACCCGAACATGTCAATTTTATGGCGACTCGCGCAAGAGGGTTGATCTGCGTAGCGATAAACAAAGAGATAGCCACAAGACTCGATCTCAATCCTATGGTAAGCTCAAACACTTCTACTCATGAAACGGCATTTACGGTTTCCGTCGATGCTGCGGATGCAAAGACCGGTATTTCCGCCGGCGAACGGGACATGGCCATAAAAGTTTTGGCAAGTCCCATAAGCAATAAGCACGAACTTGTAAGACCGGGGCATATTTTTCCTTTAATAGCTAAAGAGGGAGGTACTTTGGTCCGTACGGGACATACCGAAGGTTCGGTGGATCTTTGCAGGCTTGCAGGACTCAGTGAAAGCGCCGTAATTTGTGAGATCATCAAAGACGACGGAACTATGGCGCGCCGCGACGATCTGGATATTTTTGCAAAAGAAAACGACATGAACATTGTATATATCTCCGATATAGTGGAGTATAGACTCGCAAATGAGATATTGGTAAGTAAAACGGAAGAAGAAGCGATAGAATTCTTCGGTGTGAAAGTCAAAAAATACACCTTTTTGGATCACAATAAGATAGATCACACGGCTATCGTGTTTCACAGTGTCGGTTCCGTATCAAACGTGAAAGTTCATAACGTCATACCGGACATCGACCTGTTTTTGAATCAGCCAAGATACAATCATCTTGTCGATTCCATCGAGTATTTAAAACAAAACAGCGGTGTTTTGATATTTATAAACAAACCGACGCATGAAGAAGACTCTTCGATGAAAGAGTACGGTATCGGTGCTCAGATATTGAAATCTCTTGGTGTAAAGAGTATGAATCTTATCACCTCTTCAAAACAAAAAGAGTTTGTAGGCCTCAGCGGTTTTGGGCTTGATATACATGAGATGGTTCATCTATAG
- the metG gene encoding methionine--tRNA ligase, with translation MKNYITTPIYYVNGEAHIGHAYTTFIADTLARYARLKGDDVFFLTGTDEHGQKIEESAKKSGRSTKEFADEISASFKNLWDEFGISYDKFIRTTDADHMQGVQKAFQTMYEKDDIYKGEYEGHYCVSCETFFPETQLLDGEFCPDCGRSTSIVKEESYFFKLSKYEKQLLEHYENNPDFILPRSKRNEVINFVKNGLNDLSVTRTSFSWGVKLPESLNDEKHVMYVWLDALLNYVTALGYGTDEKNMTFWPADMHLVGKDILRFHAIYWPAFLMSLDMPLPKHIGAHGWWTRDGEKMSKSKGNVVSPREVSEAYGLENFRYFMLREVPFGQDGDFSQRAFIDRINSDLSNDLGNLLNRIIGMSGKYSEFHIDSADVIKYHSKELDEANGILDSLNGFIDNLQPHRYLEELWKLFSIGNKAIEEHAPWVKMKEERKDEALATVALIANVLAKASIVLHPVMPSTTSIIADALGFVIDTESYRDIVLDKALLKPFVIKQVPPLFPRVEEPLMQEAPKTLEPKAELKPEPKKMEAKKETTVEDDNLIEIGQFFETSLKIGTVLEAAEVPKSKKLIQLKVDVGEEVPRQILAGIREFYEPEALVDTQVCVVANLKPAKLMGLLSEGMLLAAKDENGLSLIRPEKPKKAGTPIG, from the coding sequence ATGAAAAATTACATAACGACACCGATTTATTACGTAAACGGTGAGGCGCACATAGGCCATGCATATACGACGTTTATAGCCGATACGCTTGCAAGATACGCTAGACTGAAGGGAGACGATGTTTTCTTTTTGACGGGAACGGACGAACACGGTCAAAAGATAGAAGAGTCCGCAAAAAAAAGCGGCAGATCGACAAAAGAGTTCGCCGATGAGATAAGTGCTTCTTTTAAAAACCTGTGGGACGAGTTCGGGATAAGCTACGACAAATTCATAAGAACCACCGACGCCGATCATATGCAGGGAGTTCAAAAGGCTTTTCAAACGATGTACGAAAAAGACGACATCTACAAAGGCGAATATGAAGGACATTACTGTGTCAGCTGTGAAACTTTTTTCCCCGAGACTCAGCTTTTAGACGGTGAATTCTGTCCCGACTGCGGCCGATCCACAAGCATCGTAAAAGAGGAAAGCTACTTTTTCAAGCTCTCAAAATATGAAAAACAGCTTTTAGAACATTACGAGAACAATCCCGATTTCATACTCCCCCGTTCTAAAAGAAACGAAGTCATAAACTTCGTTAAAAACGGGCTTAACGACCTCTCCGTAACGCGTACGAGTTTCAGCTGGGGCGTGAAACTTCCCGAATCGCTCAATGATGAAAAACATGTCATGTACGTCTGGCTGGACGCACTTTTAAACTACGTGACCGCCCTTGGTTACGGTACGGATGAGAAAAATATGACATTCTGGCCCGCGGATATGCATCTTGTGGGCAAAGATATTCTACGTTTTCATGCCATCTACTGGCCTGCATTTTTAATGAGTCTGGATATGCCTCTTCCAAAGCATATCGGTGCACACGGATGGTGGACGCGTGACGGTGAAAAGATGAGCAAATCCAAAGGCAACGTAGTATCTCCAAGAGAGGTGAGTGAAGCGTACGGATTAGAAAATTTCAGATATTTCATGCTCAGAGAAGTCCCTTTCGGACAAGACGGCGACTTTTCCCAGCGTGCGTTCATAGACCGTATCAACTCCGATCTCAGCAACGATCTGGGCAACCTTCTAAACCGCATCATCGGAATGAGCGGCAAATATTCCGAGTTTCATATCGACAGTGCGGACGTGATCAAATACCACTCAAAAGAGCTGGATGAAGCAAACGGCATACTCGATTCTTTGAACGGTTTTATAGATAATCTTCAGCCTCACAGATACCTTGAAGAGCTGTGGAAGCTTTTCAGCATCGGCAACAAAGCCATAGAGGAACACGCTCCATGGGTCAAGATGAAAGAGGAGAGAAAAGATGAAGCGCTGGCGACGGTCGCCCTGATAGCTAACGTCCTTGCAAAAGCTTCTATAGTACTGCATCCCGTTATGCCTAGCACGACTTCGATCATAGCAGACGCTTTAGGATTTGTCATAGATACAGAATCTTACAGAGATATTGTTTTAGACAAAGCGCTCTTAAAACCGTTCGTCATAAAACAGGTACCTCCTTTGTTCCCGCGTGTCGAGGAACCTTTGATGCAAGAAGCACCTAAAACACTCGAACCCAAAGCTGAGCTAAAACCCGAACCTAAAAAAATGGAAGCAAAAAAAGAGACTACCGTAGAAGACGACAACTTAATAGAGATCGGACAGTTCTTCGAAACATCTCTTAAAATAGGAACCGTATTAGAAGCTGCCGAAGTGCCTAAAAGTAAAAAGCTCATACAGCTCAAGGTCGATGTAGGAGAGGAAGTTCCCCGCCAGATATTAGCAGGTATTAGAGAATTTTACGAGCCTGAAGCACTTGTAGACACACAAGTGTGCGTCGTGGCAAACCTCAAACCTGCAAAACTTATGGGATTGCTTTCTGAAGGGATGCTTTTAGCCGCAAAAGATGAAAACGGACTTTCTCTCATCAGACCGGAGAAACCTAAAAAAGCGGGCACGCCGATTGGATGA
- a CDS encoding class 1 fructose-bisphosphatase, whose translation MRDIFDAIQRSAKRIKNAIDVKDIGYSQSENSSGETQLQLDIKCDMIIEEEFSSVSSVNTIASEEKEDAMKFRDDAPYFIAYDPLDGSSLIDVNLSVGSIFGIYKGSFDAKNMVASCYVVYGPRVEMVFAENKVKLYLLQSGDFEFVKEIQLGEKGKLNAPGGTQQNWAPYHKELVDSFFKEGYRLRYSGGMVPDLHQILLKGGGLFSYPGTSDKPEGKLRKLFEVFPFAFIYEKAGGEAIDGTNALLDLTCAHVHDTSPCFFGSKYEVSRVKDVYRAN comes from the coding sequence TTGAGAGATATATTTGACGCCATCCAAAGAAGTGCAAAACGCATTAAAAACGCTATCGATGTAAAGGACATAGGGTATTCGCAGTCTGAAAACAGCTCGGGCGAAACACAGCTTCAGCTCGACATAAAATGCGACATGATCATCGAAGAGGAGTTTAGCAGCGTTTCCTCCGTAAACACGATCGCAAGCGAAGAGAAAGAAGATGCAATGAAGTTCAGAGACGACGCGCCCTATTTCATCGCTTACGATCCTCTTGACGGTTCGTCACTCATCGACGTCAATCTAAGCGTCGGTTCCATTTTCGGCATCTACAAAGGCAGTTTTGACGCAAAAAATATGGTCGCATCCTGCTACGTGGTCTACGGCCCTCGTGTCGAGATGGTCTTTGCAGAGAATAAGGTAAAGCTCTACCTTCTTCAAAGCGGCGATTTTGAATTTGTAAAAGAGATACAGCTGGGAGAGAAAGGAAAGCTTAACGCTCCCGGAGGAACACAGCAGAACTGGGCGCCTTATCACAAAGAACTGGTCGATTCCTTTTTTAAAGAGGGGTACAGACTGCGCTACTCGGGAGGGATGGTTCCCGATCTGCATCAGATACTGCTTAAAGGCGGGGGACTCTTCTCCTATCCGGGAACATCGGATAAACCCGAGGGCAAACTTCGCAAACTTTTTGAAGTCTTCCCGTTCGCGTTCATCTACGAAAAAGCAGGCGGAGAGGCGATTGACGGAACAAACGCACTTTTGGATTTGACATGCGCACACGTGCACGACACTTCGCCATGTTTCTTTGGTTCAAAGTATGAAGTATCAAGAGTAAAAGATGTCTACAGAGCAAACTGA
- a CDS encoding OmpA family protein, translating to MKKRCKKTECPAGEKWAVPYADFLSLLLALFIALYALASVNKVKMEALKAAFVQIYSYAPRPQQMTPVIKKAARPGDNKNQGSSPGSLTGSKSVLNGGVPVTNQGDAAKDAATNGVAGSDSIVSGGVLMELLNIKRAVIDAKESIEKEQSGSAVSIQDAQDGFIINMPASLLFKKDSAKITDHDTLLFLKRIVLIIKQMPSNVDVLVNGYTDNIVPAKDSVYKDNWQLSSARALSVVKELVKDGVSGDRLGAVGYGEYRPVATNDTSEGRDKNRRVTISFMAKQPKNTNVQKQDILDQTSQERQ from the coding sequence ATGAAAAAAAGATGTAAGAAAACGGAGTGCCCGGCAGGAGAGAAATGGGCTGTCCCGTATGCCGACTTTTTAAGTCTGCTGCTGGCTCTTTTTATCGCTCTTTATGCTTTGGCTTCTGTTAATAAAGTAAAAATGGAAGCACTAAAAGCCGCTTTTGTCCAGATATATTCCTACGCTCCAAGACCGCAGCAGATGACTCCGGTGATCAAGAAGGCCGCACGGCCGGGAGATAATAAAAATCAAGGTTCCTCTCCCGGATCGCTAACGGGATCCAAAAGTGTTTTAAACGGCGGAGTACCGGTAACAAACCAGGGAGATGCCGCAAAAGATGCCGCAACGAACGGAGTTGCAGGTTCGGACAGTATTGTAAGCGGCGGGGTTCTGATGGAACTCTTAAATATAAAACGGGCCGTTATCGATGCAAAAGAGTCGATCGAAAAGGAGCAAAGCGGTTCGGCAGTCTCTATACAAGACGCTCAAGACGGTTTTATAATAAATATGCCTGCATCGCTGCTGTTTAAAAAAGACAGTGCGAAGATAACAGATCATGATACTCTGCTCTTTTTAAAACGTATCGTTTTGATCATAAAGCAGATGCCAAGCAATGTCGATGTTCTGGTAAACGGATATACGGATAACATCGTACCTGCAAAAGATTCGGTGTATAAAGATAATTGGCAGTTATCGAGCGCGAGAGCTTTATCCGTCGTAAAAGAGCTGGTCAAAGACGGTGTCAGCGGCGACAGACTGGGGGCAGTGGGTTATGGCGAATATAGACCTGTAGCGACAAACGATACAAGCGAAGGGCGTGATAAGAACAGACGGGTTACGATCAGCTTTATGGCAAAACAGCCAAAGAACACTAATGTGCAAAAGCAGGATATCTTGGATCAAACAAGTCAAGAGCGCCAGTAA
- a CDS encoding M90 family metallopeptidase has protein sequence MDYYFSFLILLLEAGGGAVLLLILYSIYKRYRLKNISNLPFLDEYEEVLMKTPHYKRLSQDEKERIQRSILLFVNTKEFIGVHLNVTTEMKLIIGFYACLLLLNINTQNCYDNLKTIIIYPNTIITKEIKSNGGVYTNEKFFLEGQSINDTVVISWHEAKKEAYHLHRNNVIIHEFAHEIDFMDGEIDGIPPLQKSKYASWAHTLQRNFKVLSEIAVKNREWGKYKLIGGYAATNEAEFFAVLTEIFFEKPDSLKKNFPDLYNELRDFYKIEFLR, from the coding sequence ATGGATTATTATTTTTCGTTTCTTATTTTGCTTTTAGAAGCAGGAGGCGGCGCTGTTCTTCTTTTGATACTTTATTCGATATATAAAAGATATAGACTCAAAAACATTTCAAATCTGCCTTTTTTAGATGAATATGAAGAGGTTTTGATGAAAACACCTCATTACAAAAGATTGTCACAGGACGAGAAAGAAAGGATACAAAGATCGATTCTGCTCTTTGTCAATACAAAAGAGTTTATCGGGGTTCATTTAAACGTTACGACCGAGATGAAGCTTATTATCGGTTTTTATGCCTGTCTGCTGCTTTTAAACATAAATACGCAAAATTGCTACGATAACCTTAAAACGATAATCATCTATCCCAATACGATCATAACCAAAGAGATAAAATCAAACGGCGGTGTCTATACGAACGAAAAATTCTTTCTTGAAGGACAATCGATAAACGACACTGTGGTCATAAGCTGGCATGAAGCAAAAAAAGAGGCTTATCATCTGCACCGCAACAATGTAATAATACATGAGTTCGCACATGAGATAGACTTCATGGATGGAGAGATAGACGGAATCCCTCCGCTTCAAAAATCAAAATATGCCTCCTGGGCGCATACATTGCAGAGAAATTTCAAAGTATTGAGCGAAATCGCGGTAAAAAACAGAGAGTGGGGAAAATACAAGCTTATAGGAGGATACGCCGCTACGAACGAGGCAGAGTTTTTCGCAGTGCTTACCGAGATATTTTTTGAAAAACCGGACTCTTTAAAGAAAAATTTTCCGGATCTGTATAACGAACTCCGGGATTTTTATAAAATAGAGTTTTTAAGATAG
- a CDS encoding putative glycoside hydrolase yields MMKILFFLIPISVFASISGVLIDKDTNSTVSNAKVFDTKSEVLSDKDGRFTIDNKDDLLHIKAYGYRPYSFKSDDNDTKHYLQPIRIKALYLSFWGARINSKTLKKIIKMIDDNEINAVVVDIKNEFGWTSYKTDYENANKIGAWKHRTIKNIDKFMKLMKEKNIYTIGRVVVFKDELRAVNFPQYALKESDGKVWRNRENMAWVDPYISKSYDYVLSIAADAAKRGFDEINFDYIRFPAKLSLEFSKKNSEKNRIDAIGEFIQRAQEKLRPYGTFISVDTYGNVCWADDDTNIGHTISSLARYTDYLSPMLYPSGFASGSFGFKNPAAYPYETIYRSVKHIHCEIAPNRIRPWLQAFKDYAFDKRYYKRKEIQEQIKACADANTSGWMFWNPSSRYDESYFIPIDEPSHVYQAQNR; encoded by the coding sequence ATGATGAAGATTCTGTTTTTTCTGATACCGATATCCGTTTTTGCTTCGATCAGCGGTGTTTTGATCGACAAGGACACCAACAGCACCGTTTCAAATGCCAAAGTGTTTGATACGAAGAGCGAAGTTTTAAGCGATAAAGACGGCAGATTTACCATTGACAACAAAGATGACCTTCTCCATATAAAAGCTTACGGATACAGACCCTACAGCTTTAAAAGCGATGATAACGATACAAAACACTATCTGCAGCCCATCAGGATAAAAGCCCTGTATCTTTCTTTCTGGGGAGCAAGGATCAATTCAAAGACCTTAAAAAAGATCATCAAAATGATAGACGACAACGAGATAAACGCTGTAGTTGTAGACATAAAAAACGAATTTGGATGGACCTCTTACAAAACGGATTACGAAAATGCGAACAAAATCGGCGCATGGAAACATAGAACCATCAAAAATATAGACAAATTTATGAAACTCATGAAAGAGAAAAACATCTATACTATAGGCCGTGTAGTAGTTTTTAAAGATGAGCTCAGAGCCGTAAACTTTCCGCAATATGCGCTCAAAGAATCAGATGGAAAAGTATGGAGAAACCGTGAGAATATGGCATGGGTAGATCCCTACATATCCAAATCATACGATTATGTTCTTTCGATCGCTGCCGATGCGGCAAAAAGAGGCTTTGACGAAATCAACTTCGACTATATCAGATTTCCCGCAAAACTCTCTTTGGAGTTCAGCAAGAAAAACAGTGAAAAGAACCGTATAGACGCCATCGGAGAGTTCATACAAAGAGCGCAGGAAAAACTTCGCCCTTACGGAACTTTCATCTCGGTCGACACCTACGGAAATGTCTGCTGGGCGGATGACGATACGAACATAGGGCACACGATAAGCTCCCTTGCAAGATACACGGACTATCTCTCTCCTATGCTCTATCCTTCGGGTTTTGCAAGCGGTTCATTCGGATTTAAGAACCCTGCGGCATATCCGTATGAGACCATCTACAGAAGTGTCAAACATATCCATTGCGAGATAGCTCCAAACAGGATCCGCCCTTGGCTTCAGGCGTTTAAAGATTATGCTTTTGATAAAAGATATTATAAAAGAAAAGAGATACAAGAACAGATAAAAGCCTGTGCAGATGCGAATACGAGCGGATGGATGTTTTGGAATCCATCAAGCAGATATGACGAAAGCTACTTCATCCCTATAGATGAACCATCTCATGTATATCAAGCCCAAAACCGCTGA
- the mobB gene encoding molybdopterin-guanine dinucleotide biosynthesis protein B: MNKRIAIAFTGPSNSGKTTLILKVARKLIHEHNKEVAIIKHDPKDKARFDVEGKDSYKFSDTGAEVIVTSPSRTTYFSQRHNELDEMIRIFDKFDVLLVEGLKNLPLPRISVFRNMIDEDYFNYMNALAIDGSIDINEYNLPNGVDVLDLNDADKVIEWIFKNAKEV; the protein is encoded by the coding sequence ATGAATAAAAGAATAGCAATCGCATTTACGGGTCCATCAAACAGCGGCAAAACGACACTCATTTTAAAAGTGGCAAGAAAGCTTATACACGAACATAACAAAGAGGTCGCGATCATTAAACATGATCCAAAAGACAAGGCAAGGTTTGATGTCGAAGGCAAGGACAGCTACAAATTTTCCGATACGGGCGCAGAGGTCATCGTAACCTCTCCAAGCAGAACGACCTACTTCTCTCAAAGACACAACGAGCTTGATGAGATGATACGGATTTTTGACAAATTCGACGTATTGCTGGTCGAGGGATTAAAGAACCTTCCTTTGCCGAGGATCAGCGTTTTTAGAAACATGATCGACGAAGATTATTTTAATTATATGAACGCACTGGCTATCGACGGCAGCATTGACATTAACGAATACAATCTGCCAAACGGTGTCGACGTACTGGATTTAAACGACGCTGACAAAGTCATAGAATGGATATTTAAAAACGCAAAGGAAGTTTAA
- a CDS encoding PLP-dependent aminotransferase family protein codes for MKRSFVREILEIIGSDTISFAGGLPDEILFPAEDISSITQKILSAPEALQYSFSAGIAPLREKLASYYTSLGLQTDPKNILITTGAQQALDIISRVYFKEGAVVEAPAYLGALNVFNSNECPLYPIELADDGVDIENFEKIFSKIGRAYLMCDFQNPTGKCYSIDKRERLAESAIRNNGIIVEDGAYMELFFEKRLPMLTSFAPLNSLHIGSFSKTLAPGLRLGWIRGKEKLLKPLLALKERTDLHTSTLSQMIADEFFSRGLFDTHLPKIRAVYKYKCDYLAQELGRLIPNFKFKKPDGGMFIYGSFQGGIDAYELARKCLNDGAVFVPGGEFYTDVSINSEARFNFTHPTLDEIKTGIDMISAVYYALIEEM; via the coding sequence ATGAAGCGTTCGTTTGTAAGAGAGATATTAGAGATCATAGGAAGCGATACCATATCGTTTGCGGGCGGTTTGCCCGATGAGATACTTTTCCCCGCAGAAGATATCTCTTCCATTACCCAAAAAATATTGTCAGCGCCCGAGGCGCTGCAATATTCATTTAGTGCGGGCATTGCACCGCTTCGGGAAAAACTGGCGTCTTATTATACTTCTTTGGGTCTGCAGACCGATCCTAAAAACATACTTATAACAACCGGAGCGCAGCAAGCCCTTGATATCATAAGCCGTGTCTATTTTAAAGAGGGGGCGGTGGTCGAAGCACCGGCTTATCTCGGAGCTTTAAATGTCTTTAATTCGAACGAATGTCCTTTGTATCCGATAGAACTTGCCGACGACGGAGTGGATATCGAAAATTTTGAAAAGATATTTTCAAAGATCGGCAGAGCCTATCTGATGTGTGATTTTCAAAATCCTACGGGGAAATGTTACAGCATCGACAAACGTGAACGTTTGGCAGAATCGGCGATAAGAAACAACGGAATAATCGTAGAAGACGGTGCATACATGGAGCTTTTTTTTGAAAAAAGACTACCCATGCTCACTTCATTTGCTCCGTTGAATTCTTTGCATATAGGTTCCTTCTCAAAAACACTGGCTCCCGGGCTAAGACTCGGATGGATAAGAGGAAAAGAGAAGCTGTTAAAGCCGCTTTTGGCGTTAAAAGAGAGAACGGATCTGCATACGTCCACACTTTCGCAGATGATAGCCGATGAGTTTTTCAGCCGCGGCCTGTTTGATACCCATCTGCCGAAAATAAGAGCCGTTTACAAATATAAATGCGATTATTTGGCACAAGAACTGGGCCGGCTGATCCCAAACTTTAAATTTAAAAAGCCGGATGGAGGGATGTTCATATACGGCAGTTTTCAAGGCGGGATAGATGCATATGAACTGGCTAGGAAATGTTTGAACGACGGAGCGGTTTTTGTTCCAGGAGGAGAGTTTTATACCGACGTATCGATCAACTCGGAGGCCAGGTTCAATTTTACGCATCCCACGCTTGATGAGATAAAAACGGGGATAGATATGATCTCTGCGGTATATTATGCCCTTATCGAAGAGATGTGA
- a CDS encoding substrate-binding domain-containing protein has product MDRRDFITASLGAATAVALSGCNEGNHVAIDYSKHPKKNDDDIKRVNVNKNKKTVITLATSWPAHFPIMGIGVERFAQKVKDASGGSLEVKLFPKNTLVPALAVFDAASSGQIDAFHSGPYYWKGKNSSFSLFSGIPFGFTAEEINSWMLFGGGLELWREKYDKYNLFPLLGGNTNIQMGGWFRKKINSLADMQGLKMRIPGLGGEVFSKMGVNPILLPAGEIYTSLERGVIDATEWVGPYLDMKMGFYKVAPYYYSGWHEPGSILELTFNKQSWKKLGFEHKAIIELASSDLNSAMTSEFHYENIHALKQLKSLGVELLKFPDEVNEAGKKGLQKVIEEQSAKNKDFEIVYESIKNHLDLSKVWADTSLKYFLNVR; this is encoded by the coding sequence ATGGATAGAAGAGATTTTATAACGGCGAGTCTTGGCGCAGCTACGGCTGTCGCACTGAGCGGATGTAACGAGGGTAACCATGTCGCCATCGATTACTCGAAACATCCAAAAAAAAACGATGACGATATCAAAAGAGTAAACGTAAACAAAAATAAAAAAACCGTTATAACCCTTGCTACGAGCTGGCCGGCACACTTTCCCATAATGGGGATCGGTGTCGAACGTTTTGCACAAAAGGTTAAAGATGCAAGCGGCGGTTCTTTGGAAGTAAAACTGTTTCCAAAGAACACTCTTGTTCCCGCTCTAGCCGTTTTTGATGCGGCAAGCAGCGGGCAGATAGACGCTTTTCACTCGGGTCCCTACTACTGGAAAGGCAAAAACAGCTCTTTTTCGCTTTTCAGCGGCATCCCTTTCGGTTTTACGGCTGAAGAGATAAACTCCTGGATGCTTTTTGGCGGAGGATTGGAACTGTGGAGAGAAAAATACGATAAATACAATCTTTTCCCTCTTTTAGGCGGAAACACAAACATACAGATGGGTGGATGGTTCAGAAAGAAGATCAATTCTCTGGCGGATATGCAGGGACTGAAAATGAGAATACCAGGTCTTGGCGGAGAGGTCTTTTCCAAAATGGGAGTTAACCCCATACTTCTTCCGGCAGGCGAGATCTATACCTCTTTGGAGCGCGGCGTGATAGATGCCACCGAATGGGTGGGACCGTATCTGGACATGAAGATGGGCTTTTACAAGGTCGCGCCATACTATTACTCAGGATGGCATGAACCGGGCTCTATTTTGGAACTGACTTTTAACAAACAGTCCTGGAAAAAGCTCGGATTCGAACATAAAGCCATAATAGAACTCGCATCGAGCGATCTGAACTCCGCTATGACCTCAGAGTTTCATTATGAGAATATTCATGCTCTCAAACAGCTTAAATCGCTGGGCGTGGAACTTTTAAAATTCCCGGATGAAGTGAACGAAGCGGGGAAAAAAGGTTTGCAGAAAGTCATAGAGGAACAATCAGCTAAAAATAAAGATTTTGAGATAGTATATGAGTCTATAAAGAATCATTTAGATCTCAGTAAGGTTTGGGCAGATACGAGTTTAAAATACTTTTTAAATGTCAGGTGA
- a CDS encoding GyrI-like domain-containing protein → MKKETREQRSDIVNDILHYIYSYIDTDLNVAELSSMKQISAHHLHRIFKEETGNNIYETIRSIRLQKAANLLLTNRYASISEIASMCGYSSQTSFIKAFKSRFETPPGDWRRGAYLAFSQKILSSSPSASSSDSDFTGLIPKIVKTEPVKVAYIRHKGYNISIKNTWNRLYAWCIENRIEKENRQIALHHDNPAITPLQECAYVAAVELPKGISPPHGQIGYLEIPGSLCAVFDIKGRYGDVLRFMRYVYHIWLPNSGFETKTQPPYAVYKKNHFLNESGEFELEFFLPIRIL, encoded by the coding sequence ATGAAAAAAGAGACCAGAGAACAAAGAAGCGATATCGTCAATGATATCTTACACTATATATACTCATATATCGATACCGATCTCAATGTCGCCGAACTTTCATCGATGAAGCAGATAAGCGCTCATCATCTTCATAGGATCTTCAAAGAGGAAACGGGAAATAATATTTATGAGACAATAAGGTCTATCCGGCTGCAAAAAGCCGCAAACCTCCTTTTGACCAACAGATACGCTTCCATTTCCGAAATCGCTTCTATGTGCGGATATAGTTCACAGACATCTTTTATCAAGGCTTTTAAAAGCAGATTCGAGACTCCTCCAGGTGATTGGAGAAGAGGCGCTTATCTCGCGTTTTCTCAAAAGATATTATCAAGTTCGCCAAGCGCGAGCTCTTCGGATTCGGATTTTACCGGACTGATACCCAAGATCGTAAAAACAGAGCCTGTCAAAGTCGCTTACATAAGACATAAGGGTTACAATATCTCCATAAAAAACACTTGGAACAGATTGTACGCATGGTGTATTGAAAACAGGATAGAAAAAGAAAACAGACAGATAGCCCTGCATCATGACAACCCTGCGATAACGCCTTTACAGGAGTGTGCCTATGTTGCAGCAGTAGAGCTTCCAAAGGGAATCTCTCCTCCTCATGGACAGATCGGATACTTAGAGATACCCGGCTCATTATGCGCCGTATTTGATATAAAAGGAAGATACGGAGACGTATTGCGTTTTATGCGGTACGTATATCATATATGGCTTCCAAACAGCGGTTTTGAGACGAAAACGCAGCCGCCGTATGCCGTTTATAAAAAAAATCATTTTTTAAACGAAAGCGGAGAGTTCGAACTGGAATTTTTTCTTCCCATCCGGATATTATAA